GATTTGAAGCGCAAAGAAAAACTTTTGCTCCACCAGCAATTAAGGTTTTAGTTAATACAGCAGTTTCTTTTGTTACATGTAAACATGCCCCTATTTTTACACCTTTTAAAGGTTTCTCTTTTTCAAATCTCTTTTTAATTTTTGCTAACACAGGCATTTTAGATTCAGCCCATTCAACAATTTTCTTTCCTTCATTAGCTAAAGACAAATCTTTAATTCTACTTTCCATAAAGGCATCTCCCTTTATTTAAATTCATTAATGTAATAACGCAGTAAAAGTAAAGAAATAATTTAATAAAAAATTTGAGGTTTACTCTTAGTTAATTTAAGGGTTTCCCCTTAAATTAACTAAGAAATAATCAAAAATTGCTAGAAGCTTTTTACTCTTTAAATTCAAGTTGAATTTCTATTGTTGAAACGTTTCTTACATCTTCCCCCGTTCCAACAGTTTCTGTTCCTATCGAAACATTCTTTATGTCAAGTTTTCCAGCAAAGAATCTTCGTCTAACAACTTCAACAACATCTACAGCCCTACTTATGGCTCTTCCTCTAGCTTTAATTGTTAATTCTTTTGCCCCACTATGGAAGTGCATCATAACAGCGGTTGCATAACTCATTAATGGTTTTTTACCGATTAAAATCGTGTTTGGCGGTATTGGAGGACGAGGTTTTTCTATAGGTTTTTCTCCTGCTTGACTTTCAGCCATGCATTAGCCACCT
This is a stretch of genomic DNA from Candidatus Bathyarchaeota archaeon. It encodes these proteins:
- the albA gene encoding DNA-binding protein Alba — its product is MAESQAGEKPIEKPRPPIPPNTILIGKKPLMSYATAVMMHFHSGAKELTIKARGRAISRAVDVVEVVRRRFFAGKLDIKNVSIGTETVGTGEDVRNVSTIEIQLEFKE